The genome window TCGTTCTCATCAAACTATGGAAACAGGATGGCTTGTTTACTCTGACTGTAGATGCAAAAAAGGCAGTGAATGCTCACTGCCTTTTGCTTTTCTCGCGTGATACTCAATCCAATTGACGATTAGGACGAGATTCAGAGACGAAAAACATCCCAATGAGCACAATGCAAGACGGTGTTAGCCAGCCTAACCCTTTGTTAAATAATGGGAGGAAGCTTAACCAAGAGACATCTAATCCTGATACTTTTGCGGCATCAAACAAGGCAAAAATGAAGGCAACCAATAATACCAAGCGATAAGCCAAAACAGGGTTTGGCAAATAACGACGAATAAAGGCCAACGCCACTAACGCGATCGCTACAGGATAGAGCGCGAACAACACTGGAATAGAAATGGAAATTAACTGATTCAACCCGACATTGGCAACCACAGCACATACCACACCAGTAATCATGACCCATTGGTGATAAGACAAACGGCTGATGCCACTGAAATATTCAGAGACAGCGGATAACAAACCAATGGCGGTAGTTAAACACGCTAACGTCACAATAATAGACAACACAATCTGGCCATAACCACCAAACAGTGCTTGAGTGTAGAGGCTTAAAATATCGCCTCCATTGGCCGCTCCGCTAGCAATCGTCGAACTGGTTGCGCCAAGATAAAACAAAGAAACGTAGACAAACGCTAACCCTCCAGCGGCAATGAATGCGGCACTGATAAGATATTTAGTCGTGGCTTTTTTATCGGTAATGCCTTTACTGCGCAACCCTTCGACCACTAAGATCCCAAACATCAAAGAAGCAAACGTGTCCATGGTGTTGTAACCTTCAAAGAACCCAGTGGTAAACGGTGCGGCCGCATATTGTCTTTGCGCAGCCATCAGATTCCCTTGAGGATCAATAAACACGGCCACGGCTAAAATAGCCAAACAAACAAATAGCACTGGTGTTAGCAGCTTACCGATCATGTCGATCAGCTTTCCTTGAGACCATGCAAAGAACATCGCTATCGCAAAAAACACCATGGAATAAATGGCTAACGTGGTGTTACTTGGATTATCAAGCAACGGCTTGACTCCCATCTCATAAGCCACCAGCCCGGTTCTTGGAGCAGCAAAAGCTGGACCAATGATGATAAACATTAAGCTCGCAATGATCGTCGATATGCGAATCGGCAGATCTTTAGTAAGATGCCCCCAACTGCCGCCAGAAATCGCAACAGCAATAATACCCGCTAATGGCAAACCAACGGCGGTTGCCAGAAACCCACTCATGGCAGGTAACAGGTGATGCCCGGCGAGTTGTCCTGCTTGCGGTGGAAAAATAATATTACCCGCGCCCAAGAAGAACGCAAAAAGCATAAAGCCTATAGCAATAATATCTGTTAATTTTAAACGCTGATTCACAGATAATCCTTAGTTATTTATTGATTTGATATTGTGTTTGAAGCGTTGGGTCGATACATTTCCCCAATCTGGCGCGAATAATGAAGAATTCATGCACAATTAGCAATACCTAAGCGATAAACGCTACATTACTCCATGAATTTAGGTGTATGACAGTGTTAAACACTGCATTAAAACCAATAAAACAGAATAAAAAACCAAAGTAAATCAGCGTCAC of Vibrio zhugei contains these proteins:
- the brnQ gene encoding branched-chain amino acid transport system II carrier protein, which encodes MNQRLKLTDIIAIGFMLFAFFLGAGNIIFPPQAGQLAGHHLLPAMSGFLATAVGLPLAGIIAVAISGGSWGHLTKDLPIRISTIIASLMFIIIGPAFAAPRTGLVAYEMGVKPLLDNPSNTTLAIYSMVFFAIAMFFAWSQGKLIDMIGKLLTPVLFVCLAILAVAVFIDPQGNLMAAQRQYAAAPFTTGFFEGYNTMDTFASLMFGILVVEGLRSKGITDKKATTKYLISAAFIAAGGLAFVYVSLFYLGATSSTIASGAANGGDILSLYTQALFGGYGQIVLSIIVTLACLTTAIGLLSAVSEYFSGISRLSYHQWVMITGVVCAVVANVGLNQLISISIPVLFALYPVAIALVALAFIRRYLPNPVLAYRLVLLVAFIFALFDAAKVSGLDVSWLSFLPLFNKGLGWLTPSCIVLIGMFFVSESRPNRQLD